One Panicum virgatum strain AP13 chromosome 3N, P.virgatum_v5, whole genome shotgun sequence DNA segment encodes these proteins:
- the LOC120665629 gene encoding probable folate-biopterin transporter 7 isoform X1: MEKEEKVAAEAAAAEARRRLVIGVGFWVQGFRLFPWLGVNFFLKDGMGVAASSLQILQASANLPMVAKPLLGLLSDAVPIRGHRRLPYVAIGALLQAVSWLAISLWPAISLPVLTIFLLLSNFGASICEVANDAIVAEAGKQVTSSSGSSQLQSFAWMFGSSAGALGNLLGGVALSYFSPKIMFLFFAILLVIQFFTTVAIPESSLRLPKAATNLSALTSIRKQVKELSCALCMPEMFWSIIWFTLSYTVIPFLLGTMFFY; the protein is encoded by the exons AtggagaaggaggagaaggtggcggcggaggctgccGCGGCGGAGGCCAGGCGGCGGCTGGTGATCGGGGTCGGGTTCTGGGTGCAGGGGTTCCGGCTGTTCCCGTGGCTGGGCGTCAACTTCTTCCTCAAGGACGGCATGGgcgtcgccgcctcctccctgcaGATCCTCCAGGCCTCCGCCAACCTGCCCATGGTCGCCAAGccgctcctcggcctcctctccgACGCCGTTCCCATACGCGGGCACCGGCGCCTGCCTTACGTCGCCATCGGCG CTCTCTTGCAGGCAGTTTCATGGTTAGCCATTTCCCTTTGGCCAGCTATTTCCCTTCCAGTTCTTACCATTTTTCTCCTCTTGAGCAACTTTGGTGCTTCCATTTGTGAGGTTGCCAATGATGCCATAGTAGCAGAGGCTGGGAAGCAAGTGACCTCTTCCTCAGGGTCAAGTCAGCTTCAATCCTTTGCTTGGATGTTTGGCTCCTCTGCTGGTGCTTTAGGAAATCTCCTTGGTGGCGTTGCTCTCAGTTATTTTTCTCCCAAAATCATGTTTCTGTTTTTTGCAATCCTTCTCGTGATCCAGTTCTTCACAACTGTGGCTATACCTGAGAGCTCCCTCAGACTCCCAAAGGCAGCTACCAATCTATCGGCACTCACCAGCATCCGTAAGCAAGTCAAAGAGCTGTCATGTGCCCTGTGTATGCCTGAAATGTTTTGGTCAATCATATGGTTTACATTATCGTACACTGTCATACCTTTTCTACTTGGGACCATGTTCTTCTATTAG
- the LOC120665629 gene encoding probable folate-biopterin transporter 7 isoform X3: MEKEEKVAAEAAAAEARRRLVIGVGFWVQGFRLFPWLGVNFFLKDGMGVAASSLQILQASANLPMVAKPLLGLLSDAVPIRGHRRLPYVAIGALLQAVSWLPMMP; encoded by the exons AtggagaaggaggagaaggtggcggcggaggctgccGCGGCGGAGGCCAGGCGGCGGCTGGTGATCGGGGTCGGGTTCTGGGTGCAGGGGTTCCGGCTGTTCCCGTGGCTGGGCGTCAACTTCTTCCTCAAGGACGGCATGGgcgtcgccgcctcctccctgcaGATCCTCCAGGCCTCCGCCAACCTGCCCATGGTCGCCAAGccgctcctcggcctcctctccgACGCCGTTCCCATACGCGGGCACCGGCGCCTGCCTTACGTCGCCATCGGCG CTCTCTTGCAGGCAGTTTCATG GTTGCCAATGATGCCATAG
- the LOC120665629 gene encoding probable folate-biopterin transporter 7 isoform X2, which produces MEKEEKVAAEAAAAEARRRLVIGVGFWVQGFRLFPWLGVNFFLKDGMGVAASSLQILQASANLPMVAKPLLGLLSDAVPIRGHRRLPYVAIGALLQAVSWLAISLWPAISLPVLTIFLLLSNFGASICEVANDAIVAEAGKQVTSSSGSILHNCGYT; this is translated from the exons AtggagaaggaggagaaggtggcggcggaggctgccGCGGCGGAGGCCAGGCGGCGGCTGGTGATCGGGGTCGGGTTCTGGGTGCAGGGGTTCCGGCTGTTCCCGTGGCTGGGCGTCAACTTCTTCCTCAAGGACGGCATGGgcgtcgccgcctcctccctgcaGATCCTCCAGGCCTCCGCCAACCTGCCCATGGTCGCCAAGccgctcctcggcctcctctccgACGCCGTTCCCATACGCGGGCACCGGCGCCTGCCTTACGTCGCCATCGGCG CTCTCTTGCAGGCAGTTTCATGGTTAGCCATTTCCCTTTGGCCAGCTATTTCCCTTCCAGTTCTTACCATTTTTCTCCTCTTGAGCAACTTTGGTGCTTCCATTTGTGAGGTTGCCAATGATGCCATAGTAGCAGAGGCTGGGAAGCAAGTGACCTCTTCCTCAGGGTCAA TTCTTCACAACTGTGGCTATACCTGA
- the LOC120665631 gene encoding sm-like protein LSM5 translates to MSQNNPSQLLPSELIDRCIGSKIWVIMKGDKELVGTLCGFDVYVNMVLEDVTEYEYTAEGRRITKLDQILLNGNNIAILVPGGSPPDV, encoded by the exons ATGTCCCAGAACAACCCCTCCCAGCTCCTCCCCTCAG AGCTGATCGACCGCTGCATCGGGTCCAAGATCTGGGTGATCATGAAGGGGGACAAGGAGCTCGTCGGCACCCTCTGCGGCTTCGACGTCTACGTCAACATGGTGCTGGAGGACGTCACCGAGTA TGAATACACGGCTGAAGGGCGTCGCATTACAAAACTTGACCAGATACTGCTGAACGGCAACAACATAGCCATT TTGGTTCCTGGTGGTTCACCACCCGATGTGTAA
- the LOC120665628 gene encoding carbon catabolite repressor protein 4 homolog 4-like isoform X2, producing the protein MVSDKGRNGIFFRWKSRSKAVLTELKSFDADLMCIQELDEYDTFYKKNMENSGYSSIYIQRSGDKQDGCGIFYKTKSAELVQKEGIHYNDLVEKYVHSDHVHSAPPNNSSPEEDTNAKPDNSKRGDPNDPRIRLKRDCVGLLAAFKLSDPCDHILIVANTHIYWDPEWIDVKLAQAKYLLSRVSQFEQLISNKFNCKPSVIIAGDFNSTPGDKVYNYLVSANLESTDEALIKLRSLYAANGGEPEFTNYTPGFTGTLDYIFLSNGSSIKPTSLLCLPRGDSADVQGGLPNFQHPSDHLPIGADFLVLNR; encoded by the exons GTGGAAATCTCGATCCAAAGCTGTTCTAACAGAACTCAAGAGTTTTGATGCTGACCTCATGTGTATACAG GAGTTGGATGAGTACGATACCTTCTACAAGAAAAATATGGAAAATTCTGGATATTCAAGTATTTACATTCAGAGATCTGGAGATAAACAGGATGGCTGTGGTATATTCTATAAAACAAAAAG TGCGGAACTGGTGCAGAAAGAAGGAATACATTACAATGATTTAGTGGAAAAATATGTTCATAGTGATCATGTACATAGTGCCCCGCCAAATAATTCTTCACCAGAAGAAG ACACGAATGCAAAGCCAGATAATAGCAAGCGTGGAGATCCAAATGATCCACGCATAAGATTGAAGCGTGACTGTGTTGGTTTACTCGCAGCTTTCAAGCTCAGTGATCCTTGTGATCACATTTTAATCGTGGCGAATACACATATTTATTG GGACCCAGAATGGATTGATGTAAAGTTGGCTCAGGCAAAATATCTTCTTTCAAGAGTCTCTCAGTTTGAGCAACTCATctcaaataaatttaattgtaaaCCTTCAGTGATCATTGCTGGCGACTTTAATTCAACCCCAGGCGACAAG GTATACAATTATCTTGTATCAGCCAACTTAGAATCTACAGATGAAGCTCTGATCAAGTTACGCAGCCTTTATGCTGCGAATGGAGGAGAGCCAGAGTTCACAAACTACACTCCTGGTTTTACTGGTACACTGGACTACATATTCTTGTCGAACGGTAGTTCAATAAAACCTACTAGCCTACTTTGCTTGCCACGAGGGGATTCTGCTGATGTGCAAGGAGGTCTGCCCAACTTTCAACATCCTAGTGATCATTTACCAATTGGTGCTGATTTTCTTGTACTTAACAGATAG